One window of Phalacrocorax carbo chromosome 1, bPhaCar2.1, whole genome shotgun sequence genomic DNA carries:
- the NDP gene encoding norrin: protein MLYLPLLLSVRSSSTMGNHVLAASISMLSLLAMMGESDSKTDSSFMIDSDPTRCMRHHYVDSISHPLYKCSSKMVLLARCEGRCSQTSRSEPMVSFSTVLKQPFRSTCHCCRPQTSKLKAMRLRCSGGMRLTATYRYILSCHCEECNS from the exons atgctctacCTCCCTCTGCTGTTATCAGTGAGAAGTTCCTCGACAATGGGAAATCATGTACTTGCGGCTTCGATTTCCATGCTCTCGCTCCTGGCAATGATGGGAGAGTCGGACAGTAAAACAGACAGTTCTTTCATGATCGACTCTGACCCCACCCGCTGTATGAGGCATCACTACGTCGACTCCATCAGCCACCCCCTGTACAAGTGTAGCTCGAAG ATGGTGCTGCTGGCTCGCTGCGAAGGGCGCTGCAGCCAGACGTCACGCTCGGAGCCGATGGTGTCTTTCAGCACCGTCCTGAAGCAGCCTTTCCGCTCCACCTGCCACTGCTGCCGTCCCCAGACCTCCAAGCTGAAAGCCATGCGGTTGCGATGCTCGGGGGGCATGCGGCTCACTGCCACCTACCGCTACATCCTCTCCTGCCACTGTGAGGAATGCAACTCCTAG